ATGCAGGGAGAAAAGGTTGCCTCAGATTTGTCCTTCAAGCCAattaatacaataaagcaaGAAACTTCTGGGGACACAAAATCTTGCATGAACACACAAGTTATTATGCAATCATATTAGATGCATGCTATAAGCTTAGAAGTCATGAGTCGAGCTTTAATATGCTCCAAAAACATGagtaaataaaatgaattatacagcGCCAACCCACTTTGAGATATTAGAAGCTTTATACCCAACACAACCAGGGATACAGCCCAAAACGTTTGGAGTGGGCTGCAGAGATCCCTTTTCTCCATTTTATTCAGTTTAAAAACCAGACTTTCTGTACGCTGTTGTAACactacatttatttatttatttcaagcTCAATACACAACTTTCcagtaaataaataacaaactcACGTAGAGGTGATATAAAACGCAACAAATAAACATAGTAAAGAGATAATATTTATGCAAGAGGAAAAGGAAGACGACAACCATTAAGATCATTACTAACTACTAAAAAAGTACAAGATATGCTGGAATAACAGAAATGATATGGGCCTACCCTTCTTTTAATGTTAATATTGCTGTATGAACTGCATCATCAAGCTCCATATCATCCGTATACCTAAATGAAAGAAAGTATGTGACTGCTGGTATTATATAAAAACTCATGACATAATGCAACCTCAGTTGAAAGTAATCAAGCATATGAGCTCCATAAATTTATACTTTTCTTCCTACCCTTGGACAATAATATATAGCGATAAAAGATATACATGAATAACTAACAATAATTTGCAATTTCAGAAAGACATGCTGCTCCATTCATCCTAATATCCAAACATGGCTTGAGTTGAAACAACAATTATTACAATGTagctaaaaatattttattaagggAAAATTGCTTTTTCGTCTCTTaagtataatataattaatggatttgtccatttatttttaaaacccaaCACTCTAATTCCAACACTCTAATTCCTGAAGTTCAATTCCGTCAAAACTAGAGGTCCCTCCGTTCAAAAATTCTGTTAGGTCAATAATTTTAGCTTGGTCAaatgaaagaaattaaaatatagtttcaaaaatacccttatcaaTGAAAACAATTACTTACACCCTTCAAATTCCCAAATCCTCTTCATCCTCAGCAAATTCCTAAATCATGTTCATGATTCATGTCTTGTTGAAGGGGATGAAGGAAAGAGGGAGACAACGAGCAGCTAGCAATGAGCAGTGGTGGATGACCAGCAACATGAGATGGTGAGAAATAGCGTGCGATGGTGGACAACCAAGCCGCACGTGATGACGAGCATTAGGGGACGCGAGATGACGAGCGACCTAAGCCGTAAACGATGGTGAACAGGGAGAGATGCGAGTGATGGGTGACGGCGATTGGTAAGCGACGCAAGCAGCAGGTGACAGTGAGACAGGGACCTATTATTTTGATGGAATTAAAATTTCGGGACTAAAATGTTGGATTTGAAAAAAGATAATTTGGACATTTATCCTTTCAATAATGGTGTTTTTGacagaggtacatcagattttGACAGAATTAAACTCCAAAGATTAAAGCGTTAGGCtctaaaaatagagagacaaaTTCGTTAATTATGACATATCTCAGagataaaaagtaattttccctttattTAAATACAACCAACAATTTAAGCATACCTCTTCTCAAGAAAGGTCTTTGCATTAGAAACATTTTTCCCCATAGCTGAAGCTTTCCAAGAGAAATATGAACCTGATGGATCCACCTAGAGCATAATGTGACATACAGGaaatcaatcaaatcaaattggcAGCTTTTGGGGCAGATTTTCATGGCAGAAAGGTCACTTAGAGAGAAGAAATGCTGGAGATTGCATTTTCCAAACAGTGTTGGCTTggcctaaacttttcttctttttttttggttggttttaaaagcaaagcaatccAAGTTTTTAGCTTTTCCAAATAAAGCATGCTGCTAAAGAGCGATTGATGGCCACCGAAACCTAGTTACTTATGATTATGTTGTTCTCCATGCAAACAACATGACATTTAAACAGCATGTGCGATCTTGTTCCAAAAGAGGTTCAAAATGATTTTAAAGATCACATTAGTAAGGTAATTTCCACCATAGTCATATAAAATGACTACACCAGCTTGGAATTTAATATATGAACAAAAGAAGTTGCAAGTCCAAACGGAAGAAATGGAGCTACCTGATATAATTGTGGACCCTTGTCATCATACCCTGCAACCAATAGTGATACACCAAAAGGCCTGACACCACTAccagaaaaaaaaggaagaaatcaGTGTGAAAAAAAGGGGCCTTTATCTAGTAGTGTATACCAAAGCTAACAAGATATCTGGTTCATTGAATAAATCTCTTTGCTTTCTCCAAACTTAAGCAGGCAACAAATACGATGTAAATTTGTGGAAAAAGCAGGACCAGATCAGACAAAGTTAACAGTAGTTAGTAACCCTTATTCTTATTAAAAACAGTTGGGATACAACATGAGATAAATTAAGTGACAATTACCCAGACTGAGTGAACTCCTGCATGACAGCAGCAGTTTCCCTTACAAGTTGTGTAACAGGGATAGGTTCCTGAAGAATAGTGTCAtcaattcatcaaatcaaattgcACAATAGTAGCATCCTAGGTGAATATCAAGGATTAGCTAGAGAGCCACTAAGCCTTTTAAGGACAAAGTTGGACAAGAATGAGGAGTGCTGAAGGAGTACTTTGTATAGTCGGTGATATTGCTCTGCCTGCTTCCTGCTTTTTCGAACCAGAACTCGAAAATCAGGACCCATGCCGCTGCAAAAACAAGTGAAGATTGAATTAAGACTACAGGGGGCTAAAGAATCATCACTAGCAGACATATAAAAGGATATCACTTCAAAATTAGGGGGTGTTTGGCATTGAGTTTGAGGCTCAAAAAAATGCTTTTTTGAAAAAGTACCATTTTAGATGATGTTGGAAAATTAGTTTGGGAAAAattgttttgttattttagtgttCTTATGACTAAATTatgtcaaaaataatttttaattattttttaatattttctaaataatatttttaagaaagtgTTTTTCTCAACAGCAGTCCCGACAACAATACCAAACATGCCCTTCATATCATGAGATGTGATGAAATGGGGTGACATGATGTCtccagaaaaataaataaaaagtagtTACCTAGTCCCATAAACGCCAACACACAAAGTGCACAAAAAATTTACTGTAGTGGACCCTAATTTAGATTCTCTAGAAAAATAAATACCTAGAAGTATAAATTTTGCAAATCTTGACAAGGCTTGCTACTCTATGCTGACACTGGTAATGTAAAATAACTTCGCTTGAAATTAGTCAAACATGAATCAGAAAACGAACCTATAGACAACTCCAATGTTAGGTGTTAGTATCTGAATCTTTTGAACCTGCCACAAagagatgattttttttttaaaaaaaagagaagactaGAAAGTGGAAGAATAAAGAGGAAAATGTTGTGAAAGAATAAAGAAGAAATGTCTCTTACCGATGTTTCATCAACTAAAATAGATGGTAACTTCTTCTCTGTTGCGATGACAACACCATTAGCAGCTGCAACCACCAGATGATTATGTCACTAACAATAGAAGAAAAGCATCAATAATAACCAATTTggagttaaattttttatgtcaaTCGGAAGAGTTATAACAATGCAAATACCTATTCTTTAATTAATCATACCATATTTACTATGTTCGAGTCACATTGAAACTCCCAACTCACTCATACTAAAGCAAAGACCTATTCTTTACTTAGTCAGACCATGTTTCAGTAAACTCCCAACTCATTCATATCAAACCAACTGTTAATCCCAAC
This Manihot esculenta cultivar AM560-2 chromosome 6, M.esculenta_v8, whole genome shotgun sequence DNA region includes the following protein-coding sequences:
- the LOC110617212 gene encoding proteasome subunit alpha type-2-B, with product MGDSQYSFSLTTFSPSGKLVQIEHALTAVGSGQTSLGIKAANGVVIATEKKLPSILVDETSVQKIQILTPNIGVVYSGMGPDFRVLVRKSRKQAEQYHRLYKEPIPVTQLVRETAAVMQEFTQSGGVRPFGVSLLVAGYDDKGPQLYQVDPSGSYFSWKASAMGKNVSNAKTFLEKRYTDDMELDDAVHTAILTLKEGFEGQISGKNIEIGIIGTDKKFRVLTAAEIDDYLAEVE